The Achromobacter spanius genome includes the window TGCCCGATGCTTCGGCGCCGCCGGGCGCGGGGATGGTGGCGTGCACGCGACCGTTGGCCGGGTCCAGCTTGAGGATGCTGCCGTCCGAAATTTGATAAAGGAATTTGCCGTCGAAGGCGGTGCCGGCGTTGGCCACCATGTTCAACGTACGCTGCGTTTCGCCGCTGTCGGGGTCCAGAGTGATTAGCTTGTCACCCGTGGCAAACCAGACCTGGCGGCCGTCGTAGCTCACGCCATGGACGGCGTCGACATCAGGGAAAGGACCAAATTCACGCAGGATTTGGGCTTGGCTTCGTTTCATGTCTGGCTCCTTGTAATGGGGTGAATCCATGCTACAGGCCGGGCACCAGCGACGGGAGTAACAAGCTTGTCGTGAATGCCGGCACGGCCGGTGTCGTCCAGCGCCGCGCGCGGCCATGGCCCAGCGGCTGCGCCTGGCCCGACGCCGCCAGCGCATCCAAGGCGCGCTGTACCGTGCGCTGGCTCGCGCCCAAAGCCAACGCCAGCGCCGAACTGGACCACGCCTGCCCATCCACCAGACAGGCCAGCACCGCCGCGTGATCGCGGTCCGCAACATCGACGGGACGGGCCAGCACGATGACCTGCGTGTCCGCATGCGGGCGCAGCACAAAGCCATGCCGCGTGGCACTCACGTCCGCCATGCCTTGCATCGCGGTGCGCAAGCGCCCGATTTCCACGCGCAGCCGTACGCGATGCGACTCGTCTTGAAAGCCGGTGCGGAAAGCTTTGGCGATCAGCAGTTCACGGGTCACGTCCTGTGGCCAGGCCTCGGCCAGCATGCGCGCCAGCGTGAACAACACGGGGCGGCTGGCCAGTGGCGCCGTCTGGCCGTCCTGGCGCAATACGTTGCGGCACGCGTCGATGATCAGCGCTGGAGACGCCAGCAGCGATTCCACCTCGTCCAGCAGCAGGTTCCGCGTGCCGTCTTGCGCGACCAGACGCGCGGCCGGCGCGCGCAGCGTCTGCACCG containing:
- a CDS encoding helix-turn-helix domain-containing protein encodes the protein MDLLITSAARALAAGDPLTALNHVALRDDAPALALRGIAMAQLGDFVRAKALLRQAARAFGPAQAVARARCIVAEAEVALASRDLAWPEKSLAAARATLAAQGDAINAAHAAYLAARRLLMLGRLDDAEQTLASVDGNAMPVASRAMHELIAAGIALRRVQAGHARAALARAEQAAREAGIAALQAEVDQAVQTLRAPAARLVAQDGTRNLLLDEVESLLASPALIIDACRNVLRQDGQTAPLASRPVLFTLARMLAEAWPQDVTRELLIAKAFRTGFQDESHRVRLRVEIGRLRTAMQGMADVSATRHGFVLRPHADTQVIVLARPVDVADRDHAAVLACLVDGQAWSSSALALALGASQRTVQRALDALAASGQAQPLGHGRARRWTTPAVPAFTTSLLLPSLVPGL